The following are encoded together in the Adhaeribacter arboris genome:
- a CDS encoding hotdog fold thioesterase, with translation MAQNTNIRPNANRQGMKKADYTLEILNSWNQNTMGGYLGMEFTEMGEDYLCGKMPVDYRTQQPMGLLHGGASAALAETLGSVAGLMQVDSEKQACVGIEINANHLKSVRNGFVYGKATAVHIGNKTQVWDIRITNGNGDLVCVSRLTLAVLDRAKR, from the coding sequence TTGGCGCAAAATACGAATATCAGGCCGAATGCGAATAGACAAGGTATGAAAAAAGCCGATTATACGCTTGAAATATTAAATAGTTGGAACCAAAATACCATGGGTGGCTACCTAGGTATGGAGTTCACCGAAATGGGAGAAGATTATTTATGCGGCAAAATGCCCGTGGACTACCGCACCCAACAACCCATGGGCCTGTTACACGGTGGTGCTTCGGCAGCTCTCGCCGAAACCTTAGGCAGCGTAGCCGGGTTAATGCAGGTAGATTCGGAAAAACAAGCTTGTGTAGGTATTGAAATTAACGCGAATCATTTAAAAAGTGTGCGTAATGGTTTTGTCTACGGGAAAGCCACGGCCGTACATATTGGGAATAAAACCCAGGTTTGGGATATAAGAATTACCAACGGCAACGGTGATTTGGTTTGTGTGAGCCGTTTAACTTTAGCGGTTTTAGACCGGGCAAAAAGATAA
- a CDS encoding NADPH-dependent FMN reductase, giving the protein MNIEIISGSPRAESVTFRAALYLHRLFTSKTNHHIGLIDVREHGFGLLQKVIVSVEKAPEEHKALAKRMFAADAFILVTPEYNGSYSPALKNLLDHFPKQIHKPFGIVTGSAGVMGGMRASQQMQLLINALFGIASPYMLVIPFIDKKIDAEGNLIEGSFQSNVDTFVQEYVWLAERISEK; this is encoded by the coding sequence ATGAACATCGAAATTATATCGGGAAGTCCGCGTGCCGAAAGTGTTACATTTAGAGCGGCTCTTTACCTGCACCGTTTATTCACCTCCAAAACAAATCACCATATTGGATTAATCGATGTACGGGAACATGGGTTTGGCTTGTTGCAAAAAGTAATTGTATCCGTGGAGAAAGCGCCGGAAGAACATAAAGCCCTAGCCAAAAGAATGTTTGCAGCGGATGCCTTTATTTTAGTTACCCCAGAATATAATGGCAGTTATTCACCGGCGCTTAAAAACTTGCTCGATCATTTCCCGAAGCAAATCCATAAACCTTTTGGCATTGTTACGGGTTCCGCGGGGGTCATGGGAGGAATGCGGGCCAGCCAGCAAATGCAATTACTCATTAATGCCTTATTCGGGATAGCTTCTCCTTATATGTTGGTTATACCGTTTATAGATAAGAAAATAGATGCCGAAGGTAACTTGATCGAGGGTAGTTTTCAGAGTAATGTGGATACTTTCGTGCAAGAGTATGTATGGCTAGCCGAAAGAATTAGCGAAAAGTAA
- a CDS encoding histidine phosphatase family protein: MSIKKVYLLRHGQTDYNLQGIIQGSGVDSSLNETGREQARLFFQSYKHVAFDKVYTSVLQRSIQSVQGFIDLGIPHEKHAGLNEICWGTREGTRVTPEEDAYYFEVLQKWQNGDINLRIEGGESPQDVADRQQNFLDVLLSRPEEETVLICMHGRAMRILLCKLLNYPLHCMDIFEHHNLCLYLLQYTGSLFSVHRHMDIEHLRPMF, translated from the coding sequence TTGAGTATCAAAAAAGTTTACTTACTTCGCCACGGACAAACCGATTATAATCTGCAAGGTATTATCCAAGGCAGCGGGGTAGATTCATCGTTAAATGAAACGGGTAGGGAGCAAGCCCGGTTATTCTTTCAAAGCTATAAACACGTCGCTTTTGATAAAGTTTACACCTCGGTACTCCAACGCAGCATTCAATCCGTACAAGGCTTTATAGACTTAGGAATTCCGCACGAGAAACACGCCGGTTTAAACGAGATTTGCTGGGGCACGCGCGAGGGTACCCGGGTAACTCCTGAAGAAGATGCCTATTATTTCGAGGTATTACAAAAATGGCAGAACGGCGACATAAATTTAAGAATAGAGGGAGGGGAAAGTCCGCAGGATGTAGCTGACCGGCAGCAAAATTTCTTAGATGTGCTACTTTCCCGGCCCGAGGAGGAAACTGTTTTAATTTGCATGCATGGCCGGGCCATGCGCATTTTATTGTGTAAATTACTTAACTATCCGTTACACTGCATGGATATTTTTGAACACCACAACCTGTGTTTATATCTACTACAGTATACGGGCAGCTTGTTTAGCGTTCACCGGCATATGGATATTGAGCATCTAAGACCCATGTTTTGA
- a CDS encoding pyruvate dehydrogenase complex dihydrolipoamide acetyltransferase codes for MAEVIKMPKMSDTMTEGVIASWLKKVGDTVKSGDILAEVETDKATMELESYEDGTLLFVGPKEKDSVPVDGVLAIIGKQNEDISGLLSQIQGGGSAPAAAEKPAEPAAPVAEKPAASPAPAAPASAPSGAPVKASVITMPKMSDTMTEGTIANWLKKVGDKVKSGDILAEVETDKATMELESYEDGTLLYVGVEAGKSVAVDGVIAIIGEEGADYQQLLNGGSGGAAPALATPNQNLEQADEQIENAQTDAQLNNSTPAGSNPNVSVPAQGANGQFAQPASANTGGRIFASPLAKRIAEEKGIDLGQVKGSGDNGRIVVKDVESFTPAAAPVAAPASAPTPTKPQPVAAGTASQDYEEVPVSQMRKVIAKRLSESLFTAPHFYLTMEIDMDKAIETRNALNEVSPVKISFNDLVIKATAAALRSHPAVNSSWLGDKIRFNKQINIGVAMAVEEGLLVPVVRQADQKSLSQIAGEVKDFSGKAKAKKLQPADWEGNTFTISNLGMFGIEEFTAIINPPDACIMAVGGIKQTPVVKNGQIVVGNVMKVTLSCDHRVVDGAVGSAFLQTFKKLLEDPIRILV; via the coding sequence ATGGCCGAAGTTATAAAAATGCCGAAGATGAGTGACACAATGACCGAAGGGGTAATTGCATCGTGGCTAAAAAAAGTGGGTGATACCGTAAAATCAGGAGATATTTTAGCCGAGGTGGAAACCGATAAGGCTACGATGGAACTAGAATCATACGAAGATGGCACGCTACTCTTCGTTGGGCCGAAAGAAAAAGACTCTGTTCCGGTGGATGGCGTATTAGCCATTATCGGTAAACAAAATGAAGATATATCCGGCTTGTTAAGCCAAATCCAAGGTGGTGGAAGTGCACCAGCAGCGGCCGAAAAACCAGCCGAACCTGCTGCTCCTGTCGCAGAGAAACCTGCCGCCAGTCCGGCACCCGCTGCGCCCGCGTCGGCACCATCTGGCGCGCCGGTAAAAGCTTCGGTAATTACCATGCCGAAAATGAGTGACACCATGACGGAAGGTACCATTGCTAACTGGCTAAAAAAAGTGGGCGATAAGGTAAAATCCGGCGATATTTTAGCGGAAGTGGAGACCGATAAAGCCACCATGGAGCTGGAGTCGTACGAAGACGGCACTTTACTCTACGTAGGCGTGGAGGCCGGTAAATCAGTGGCGGTAGATGGCGTAATTGCTATTATTGGCGAAGAAGGTGCCGACTATCAGCAATTACTAAATGGCGGTAGCGGCGGAGCAGCTCCGGCTCTAGCTACCCCTAATCAAAATTTAGAGCAGGCAGATGAACAGATAGAAAATGCCCAAACGGATGCTCAGTTAAATAACAGTACACCTGCCGGTTCAAACCCCAATGTGAGTGTTCCGGCCCAGGGAGCAAACGGGCAATTTGCTCAGCCCGCCTCGGCAAATACCGGCGGACGGATTTTTGCTTCGCCATTAGCCAAGCGGATAGCGGAAGAAAAAGGGATTGATTTAGGTCAGGTTAAAGGAAGTGGGGATAATGGTCGCATTGTAGTAAAAGATGTAGAATCATTTACTCCAGCCGCCGCTCCGGTAGCTGCTCCAGCCTCGGCACCAACTCCAACTAAACCTCAACCAGTTGCTGCGGGTACGGCCAGTCAGGATTACGAGGAAGTACCTGTTTCGCAGATGCGCAAAGTAATAGCCAAACGTTTAAGTGAAAGTTTATTTACGGCGCCCCACTTTTATTTGACCATGGAGATCGATATGGACAAAGCTATTGAGACTCGTAATGCCTTAAATGAGGTAAGTCCGGTTAAAATTTCTTTTAACGATTTAGTAATTAAAGCTACAGCCGCCGCTTTACGTTCGCATCCGGCCGTTAATTCGTCGTGGTTAGGCGATAAAATACGGTTTAACAAACAAATTAATATTGGGGTAGCCATGGCCGTGGAAGAAGGTTTACTGGTACCGGTAGTGCGCCAGGCCGATCAAAAAAGCTTATCCCAAATCGCCGGGGAAGTAAAAGATTTTAGCGGCAAGGCAAAAGCAAAGAAACTGCAGCCCGCCGATTGGGAAGGAAATACGTTTACTATTTCTAACTTAGGTATGTTTGGTATCGAAGAATTTACCGCTATCATCAATCCGCCGGATGCTTGTATTATGGCGGTAGGTGGCATTAAACAAACACCGGTGGTAAAAAATGGCCAAATTGTGGTAGGCAATGTAATGAAAGTTACTTTATCCTGCGACCACCGGGTAGTAGACGGAGCAGTTGGCTCCGCTTTCCTGCAAACTTTCAAGAAACTTCTGGAAGATCCAATTCGTATTTTAGTTTAA